The sequence GCATCATCGCCGCGGCGTTGGCGCTGACGGTGGTGTTCATCCCGCAGTACTTCCGGGTGGTGCGTGCCGAGGCAGTCCGGTTGAAGGCGGAGCCGTTCGTGGAGGCCGCCCAGGTGATCGGCACCCCGACGGGGCGGATCCTGTCCCGGCACGTGCTGCGCAACGCCACCCGTTCACTCCCGCTGATCATCACCCTGAACGCCTCCGAGGCGATCATCACCCTCGCCGGACTGGGTTTCCTCGGGTTCGGCATCGTGCCGACGGCGGCCGCCGAGTGGGGCTACGACCTGAACCGGGCGATCTCGGACGTGGCCTCCGGGATCTGGTGGACCGGCGTGTTCCCCGGTGCGGCCATCGTGCTGCTGGTGCTCGGTATCACCCTGGTGGGGGAGAGCCTGAACGACCTGGCCGACCCACGGCTGCGGATCCGCCGCCGGGTGATCGGCGGGGCGAGCATCGAACCGGTCACCGAGCCGGAGCTGGACGCCGCGGCAGGCGAGCAGCCCAGCTCCGCCGAGGACACCGTCGAGACGGACCGGCCCGAGGGAGAGCAACGATGACCCAGCCGACCCCTACCCCCGGTGCGGGACCTGGCCAGGCCGGCTCCGCCGTCGTCGATATCCGGAACCTGCAGATCACCTTTGCCACCGACGCTGCACCGGTGCACGCGGTCAAGGGGGTGGATCTGGCGGTCCGGCCCGGGGAGGTGCTCGCCGTGGTGGGCGAGTCCGGATCCGGCAAGACGGTCACCGGCAAGTCCGTGCTCGGGCTGCTGCCGGAGACCGCGACAGTGGAGGGCGCCGTGCTGCTCGATGGCCGGGATGTGGTCACGCTGTCCCGTGCGGACCTGCGGGCGATCCGGGGCAGGGATGCGGCGATGGTGTTCCAGGAACCGTCCTCGGCGCTGAACCCGGTGTACCCGGTCGGCTGGCAGATTGCCGAAGGGCTGCGGGCGCACGGCACGCACTCGAAGAAGCAGGCCCGCGCGAAGGCGATCGAGGTGCTCGACCGGGTGGGCATCCCCGAGCCGGAGAAGCGGATCGACCACTACCCGCACCAGTTCTCCGGCGGGCAGAAGCAGCGGATCGTGATCGCGATGGCGCTGGTGCTCGGGCCCAAGGTGATCGTGGCCGACGAGCCGACCACGGCGCTCGACGTCACCGTGCAGGCGGAGATCCTGGACCTGCTCCGCCGGGTGCGCACCGAGTTCGGCACGTCGATCGTGCTGATCACGCACAACATGGGCGTGGTGGCCGACCTTGCCGACCGGGTGGCGGTGATGTACCAGGGCCGGGTGGTGGAAGAGGCCCCAGCGCGGGAGCTGTTCGCCGCACCGGAGCACGAGTACACCCGGGCGCTGCTCGCCGCTGTGCCGAGACTCCGGGCCGAGAGCGCGGCGCGTGCGGCTGAGCCGGTTCCGGAACAGCATTCCGGCGACGGCGGAGCTCCCCTGGTGCAGGCCAGTGGCCTGGAGGTGGTCTACCCGGGGCGGTTGGGCCGGCCCGGGTTCCACGCGGTGAAGAATGCCTCGTTCGCGATCAGCCCCGGGGAGGTGCTCGGGCTGGTGGGGGAGTCCGGCTCGGGTAAGACCACCATCGGGCGCGCGATCGCCGGGCTGACCTCGGCCACCGGCGGATCACTGCAGGTACTCGGGCACGAGATGGTCGGTTTCCGGGAGCGCCAGTTCCGACCGCTTCGGGCCCGGATCGGGTTCGTGTTCCAGGATCCGGCGACCTCGTTCAACCCGTTGCTGACCATCGAGGACTGCATCGCCGAACCGTTGGCCGTGCACACCTCCGCCGATCCGCGAGAGGTGCGCACCCGGGTGGGCGAGCTGCTCGATGCCGTGCACCTGCCGCAGCATTTCGCTGCACGGTACCCGCACGAGCTCTCCGGTGGGCAGCGGCAGCGCGCCAGCCTGGCCCGGGCGCTGGCCCTGGACCCGGTGCTGCTGGTGGCCGATGAACCGACCTCCGCCCTGGACGTGTCCGTGCAGGCCCGCGTGCTCGAGGTGTTCACCGAGCTGCAGGAACGGCTCGGGTTCGCCACGCTGTTCATCAGCCACGACCTGGCGGTGGTAGGGATGCTCGCGCAACGCATCGCCGTGCTGTACCGCGGGGAGCTGGTGGAGATGGGGGAGTGTCGGCAGGTGCTCACCGACCCGCAGCACCCCTACACGCAGCGGCTGCTGGCGTCGGTGCCGGTGCCG is a genomic window of Ruania zhangjianzhongii containing:
- a CDS encoding ABC transporter permease, translating into MNETSLSARLPVIRQLRQSVGLQRGMLVAGLGLSLMFVLMAVLAPVITPYRYNQLADDAGNFARQAPPGDGHLWGTTVGGYDVFSRVIWGAQTALSTVVIAVVAALFVGVLLGLLSGYLGGWLDRVLVTIADAVYAFPTLLLAIVISIMISGGQSSKWGGIIAAALALTVVFIPQYFRVVRAEAVRLKAEPFVEAAQVIGTPTGRILSRHVLRNATRSLPLIITLNASEAIITLAGLGFLGFGIVPTAAAEWGYDLNRAISDVASGIWWTGVFPGAAIVLLVLGITLVGESLNDLADPRLRIRRRVIGGASIEPVTEPELDAAAGEQPSSAEDTVETDRPEGEQR
- a CDS encoding ABC transporter ATP-binding protein codes for the protein MTQPTPTPGAGPGQAGSAVVDIRNLQITFATDAAPVHAVKGVDLAVRPGEVLAVVGESGSGKTVTGKSVLGLLPETATVEGAVLLDGRDVVTLSRADLRAIRGRDAAMVFQEPSSALNPVYPVGWQIAEGLRAHGTHSKKQARAKAIEVLDRVGIPEPEKRIDHYPHQFSGGQKQRIVIAMALVLGPKVIVADEPTTALDVTVQAEILDLLRRVRTEFGTSIVLITHNMGVVADLADRVAVMYQGRVVEEAPARELFAAPEHEYTRALLAAVPRLRAESAARAAEPVPEQHSGDGGAPLVQASGLEVVYPGRLGRPGFHAVKNASFAISPGEVLGLVGESGSGKTTIGRAIAGLTSATGGSLQVLGHEMVGFRERQFRPLRARIGFVFQDPATSFNPLLTIEDCIAEPLAVHTSADPREVRTRVGELLDAVHLPQHFAARYPHELSGGQRQRASLARALALDPVLLVADEPTSALDVSVQARVLEVFTELQERLGFATLFISHDLAVVGMLAQRIAVLYRGELVEMGECRQVLTDPQHPYTQRLLASVPVPDPVEQERRREALAGLAE